The proteins below come from a single Corylus avellana chromosome ca3, CavTom2PMs-1.0 genomic window:
- the LOC132176467 gene encoding dolichyl-diphosphooligosaccharide--protein glycosyltransferase subunit DAD1, whose protein sequence is MAKSTSKDAQALIQSLRSAYAATPTNLKIIDLYVVFAIFTALIQVVYMAIVGSFPFNAFLSGVLSCTGTAVLAVCLRIQVNKENKEFKDLPPERAFADFVLCNLVLHLVIMNFLG, encoded by the exons ATGGCGAAGTCGACGAGCAAGGACGCTCAAGCTCTTATCCAATCTCTCCGCTCTGCCTATGCAGCCACTCCCACCAATCTCAaa ATCATCGATCTCTATGTGGTTTTTGCTATCTTCACTGCTTTGATCCAG GTAGTTTACATGGCTATTGTTGGATCGTTCCCATTCAACGCGTTTCTCTCTGGTGTACTTTCTTGCACTGGGACGGCAGTCCTTGCTG TTTGTCTTCGCATCCAAGTGAACAAAGAAAACAAGGAATTCAAG GATTTGCCGCCAGAGCGTGCTTTTGCAGATTTTGTTCTCTGCAATTTGGTGCTCCATTTGGTTATTATGAATTTCCTAGGATAA
- the LOC132174667 gene encoding probable calcium-binding protein CML11, translated as MSNQKRVELDDDQIAELREIFRSFDRNNDGSLTQLELGSLLRSLGLKPSPEQLETLTQKADKNSNGLVEFSEFVALVAPELLPAKSPYTEEQLRQLFGIFDRDGNGFITAAELAHSMAKLGHALTADELTGMIKEADTDGDGRINFHEFSQAITSAAFDNSWA; from the coding sequence ATGAGCAACCAGAAACGGGTTGAGTTAGACGATGATCAAATCGCCGAGCTGCGTGAAATCTTCCGTTCCTTTGATCGGAACAATGACGGGAGCCTCACGCAGCTCGAACTAGGATCGCTCTTACGATCACTTGGTTTGAAACCAAGCCCGGAGCAGCTCGAGACGTTGACCCAAAAGGCCGATAAGAACAGCAACGGTTTGGTCGAGTTTTCGGAGTTCGTGGCGCTTGTGGCGCCGGAGCTTCTTCCGGCGAAGTCTCCTTATACGGAGGAGCAGCTAAGGCAGCTGTTTGGGATATTTGATAGAGATGGAAATGGGTTTATCACGGCGGCCGAGTTGGCGCACTCTATGGCGAAGTTGGGGCACGCGCTTACGGCGGACGAGCTGACGGGGATGATAAAGGAGGCGGATACGGACGGAGATGGAAGAATTAATTTTCACGAATTCTCTCAGGCGATAACCTCCGCTGCATTTGATAATTCATGGGCTTGA
- the LOC132176599 gene encoding uncharacterized protein At1g32220, chloroplastic gives MASFLSFPALPSLPYSPTRASFRTRSTSLFQNRFGVRCSYAEATVRDDYKPDTIDVVADIKTERIVVLGGSGFVGSAICKAAVSKGIEVISLSRSGRPTYPNSWVDQVNWIAGDVFYVNWDEVLVGATAVVSTLGGFGSEEQMQRINGEANVVSVNAAKDYGIPKFVLISVHDYNLPSFLLSSGYFTGKRKAESEVLSKYPNSGVVLRPGFIYGKRRVDGYEIPLDLIGEPLERILRAAESFTKPLSSLPASDLLLAPPVSVDDVALAVINAISDDDFFGIFTIDQIKEAAEKVRV, from the exons ATGGCGTCGTTTTTGTCCTTCCCTGCCCTTCCCTCACTTCCCTACTCTCCCACCAGAGCTTCCTTTCGTACCCGCTCCACCTCGCTTTTTCAGAACCG GTTTGGTGTGAGATGCAGTTATGCGGAAGCAACTGTAAGGGATGACTATAAACCTGATACAATAGATGTTGTAGCTGATATCAAGACTGAAAGG ATTGTAGTCTTAGGAGGCAGTGGTTTTGTGGGTTCTGCTATATGCAAGGCAGCGGTATCAAAGGGCATAGAGGTCATAAGTCTAAGCAG GTCGGGCCGTCCTACTTACCCAAATTCATGGGTAGATCAGGTAAATTGGATAGCAG GAGATGTTTTCTATGTAAACTGGGATGAAGTACTGGTTGGGGCTACTGCAGTGGTTTCAACCCTTGGAGGTTTTGGTAGTGAGGAACAGATGCAAAGGATTAATGGCGAGGCTAATGTTGTGTCTGTGAATGCTGCAAAGGATTATG GTATTCCCAAGTTTGTCTTAATCTCAGTGCATGATTACAATTTACCATCATTTTTACTTTCATCTGGATACTTCACTGGAAAGAGGAAAGCAGAGTCTGAGGTCCTTTCCAAATATCCCAACTCCG GTGTTGTGTTAAGACCGGGCTTCATATATGGGAAAAGGAGGGTGGATGGTTACGAGATTCCTCTGGATTTGATAGGGGAACCATTGGAGAGAATTCTGCGTGCTGCTGAAAGCTTTACCAAGCCTTTGAGTTCTCTTCCAGCATCTGATCTGCTCTTGGCTCCACCTGTTAGTGTTGATGATGTTGCACTTGCAGTTATCAATGCAATCTCAGATGATGACTTCTTTGGCATTTTCACAATCGACCAAATCAAGGAAGCTGCAGAAAAAGTGAGGGTGTGA